A window of the Desulforapulum autotrophicum HRM2 genome harbors these coding sequences:
- the xerA gene encoding site-specific tyrosine recombinase/integron integrase, whose amino-acid sequence MVVTQFLQTLSSEKGYSPHTIRAYGGDLTAFLGFCFPGKPVAAITDEQLLKEIRDSETNPVRGFLMDLAKKKVTRRTISRRLSALKSFFNYLVVVGKIEVNPAQGVSAPKLPRSIPQFLTVDELFTLLDSIKTRTVVDKRNRAVFELFYSTGMRVSELSNLNVGDIDRESHLVRVRGKGNRERLVPVGDRALKAVDDYRTCIDGEFGALFLNRDAHRFSDSSIRRVLSVLVKACGLGVPVSPHTLRHSFATHMLDAGADLRGIQEILGHASLSSTQIYTHVTYARLMEVYDRAHPRR is encoded by the coding sequence ATGGTTGTTACTCAATTCCTGCAGACACTCTCGTCGGAAAAAGGATATTCCCCCCACACCATCAGAGCCTATGGGGGTGACCTTACCGCCTTCCTTGGATTTTGTTTTCCCGGTAAGCCGGTGGCGGCCATTACGGATGAACAGCTGCTGAAAGAGATTCGCGACAGCGAGACAAACCCTGTTCGGGGGTTTTTAATGGACCTTGCAAAAAAAAAGGTCACACGTAGAACCATTTCACGGCGGCTTTCAGCCCTTAAGAGTTTTTTCAACTATCTGGTGGTCGTTGGAAAAATCGAGGTTAACCCTGCCCAGGGCGTCTCAGCACCTAAACTGCCCCGATCCATTCCCCAATTTCTAACGGTGGACGAGCTGTTCACCCTCCTTGATTCCATCAAGACAAGAACCGTGGTGGATAAGAGGAATCGGGCCGTGTTTGAACTTTTTTATTCTACGGGCATGCGGGTGTCGGAACTGTCCAACCTCAATGTTGGAGACATTGACCGCGAGAGTCACCTGGTGCGGGTCAGGGGAAAGGGAAACCGTGAACGGCTGGTGCCGGTGGGTGATCGGGCCTTAAAGGCTGTTGACGACTACCGAACTTGTATTGACGGGGAGTTTGGGGCACTTTTTTTGAACCGGGACGCCCATCGGTTTTCTGACAGCTCCATTCGAAGGGTGCTTTCCGTGCTTGTCAAGGCGTGCGGGCTGGGTGTGCCAGTTTCCCCCCACACCCTTCGCCACAGCTTTGCAACCCATATGCTTGATGCCGGGGCCGATCTTCGGGGGATTCAGGAGATTCTTGGCCACGCCAGCCTCTCATCCACCCAGATCTACACCCATGTGACCTATGCACGGCTCATGGAGGTCTATGACCGGGCCCATCCACGACGTTAA
- a CDS encoding uracil-DNA glycosylase translates to MNVANPKAALGAEFLELIKGAKAYLMFRQGISPCDLDISRQSLDIVRSWNLAAKTAEPQGSKRVAPGLRGEGDPNAELFIVTEQSQRGVSPYAGDAGELFLKILGAIDLTREKVYITALPASGPMTGALERIKREINRVNPTVICTLGGRAAQAMLDRRDPLQELRGRFHDFNTIPLMPTFHPKTLIHDVARKRPVWEDMKMIKARLGS, encoded by the coding sequence ATGAATGTTGCCAATCCAAAAGCCGCCTTGGGGGCTGAATTTCTTGAATTGATTAAAGGGGCCAAAGCGTACCTTATGTTCAGACAGGGGATCTCTCCCTGTGATCTTGACATTTCCAGGCAATCCCTGGATATTGTCCGTTCCTGGAATCTTGCCGCCAAAACTGCTGAGCCCCAGGGTTCCAAAAGGGTTGCTCCCGGTTTAAGGGGAGAGGGAGATCCCAATGCTGAGCTGTTTATTGTTACAGAACAAAGCCAAAGGGGTGTTTCCCCCTATGCAGGCGATGCAGGCGAACTTTTTTTAAAAATTCTTGGAGCCATTGATCTTACCCGGGAAAAGGTTTATATCACAGCGCTTCCAGCGTCCGGCCCCATGACTGGCGCCCTTGAACGTATCAAGCGGGAAATTAATCGGGTCAACCCGACGGTTATCTGCACCCTGGGCGGCCGGGCCGCACAGGCCATGCTTGACCGGCGAGACCCCCTTCAGGAGTTAAGGGGCAGGTTCCATGATTTTAATACCATTCCTTTGATGCCCACCTTTCATCCGAAAACCCTGATCCATGACGTGGCGCGTAAAAGACCGGTGTGGGAGGATATGAAGATGATCAAGGCAAGGCTTGGATCCTGA
- the coaBC gene encoding bifunctional phosphopantothenoylcysteine decarboxylase/phosphopantothenate--cysteine ligase CoaBC, whose amino-acid sequence MTLKGKNVILGVCGGIAAYKAVELLRRLKKAGAHVQVVMTRAALAFVGETTFRVLSENEVCTGLFNTNESSVRHIEWATAADLVVVAPATANFIGKMAHGIADDALTTMLMAVTVPVVVCPSMNTYMYENLAVQRNLDTLEGDGVSIVEPGTGELACKTTGAGRLPDPALILDRMVAALTKKDLEGIKFLISAGPTREAIDPVRYISNHSSGKMGYAIAAAAEKRGAIVTLVSGPVCLEPPFGVDLINVVSAREMADAVLDCFDGCDVLVKVAAVADYRPCDPQTKKIKKNAQNHNPEHSQQHFTLTLVENPDILRLAGQRKTHQFVVGFAAETNDLEANALIKMEKKNLDMIAGNLVGVEGSGFGSDFNKVKLFFRDGTVRDIPAMEKEDVANHLLDEIRSRRLGKAGMEQ is encoded by the coding sequence ATGACGCTCAAAGGAAAAAACGTCATCCTTGGGGTGTGCGGCGGCATTGCAGCCTACAAGGCTGTGGAACTTTTGAGGCGCTTAAAAAAAGCCGGTGCACACGTTCAGGTGGTGATGACCCGGGCGGCCCTGGCCTTTGTGGGCGAGACCACCTTCAGGGTATTGTCTGAAAATGAGGTGTGCACGGGGCTGTTTAACACCAATGAGTCATCGGTGAGACATATTGAATGGGCAACTGCAGCAGACCTGGTGGTGGTTGCGCCTGCCACGGCCAACTTTATCGGGAAAATGGCCCATGGTATTGCCGATGATGCCCTTACCACCATGCTCATGGCTGTGACGGTTCCCGTGGTTGTTTGTCCGTCCATGAATACCTATATGTACGAAAATCTTGCCGTTCAGAGAAATCTGGACACCCTTGAGGGGGACGGGGTGTCGATTGTGGAGCCCGGCACTGGGGAGCTTGCCTGTAAAACCACCGGGGCAGGACGATTGCCCGACCCTGCCCTTATCCTTGATCGAATGGTTGCAGCCCTTACGAAAAAGGATCTTGAGGGGATAAAATTTCTGATATCGGCAGGCCCCACAAGGGAGGCCATTGATCCTGTGCGCTACATCAGCAACCACTCGTCGGGTAAGATGGGGTATGCCATTGCAGCGGCAGCAGAGAAACGGGGTGCCATTGTAACCCTGGTGTCGGGTCCTGTTTGCCTTGAACCGCCCTTTGGGGTTGATTTGATAAATGTGGTGTCTGCCAGGGAGATGGCCGACGCCGTGCTTGACTGTTTTGACGGTTGCGATGTGCTTGTCAAGGTTGCCGCTGTTGCCGATTATCGTCCGTGTGATCCGCAGACAAAAAAGATCAAGAAAAACGCTCAGAACCACAACCCGGAACACTCCCAACAACACTTTACCCTTACCCTGGTGGAAAACCCCGATATATTAAGGCTTGCAGGCCAGAGGAAAACCCATCAATTTGTGGTTGGATTTGCCGCTGAGACCAATGATCTTGAGGCAAATGCCCTGATCAAGATGGAGAAAAAAAACCTGGACATGATTGCTGGCAATCTTGTGGGGGTCGAAGGCTCCGGATTTGGCAGTGATTTCAACAAGGTTAAACTTTTTTTCCGGGACGGCACCGTGCGGGATATCCCTGCCATGGAAAAGGAGGATGTGGCCAATCATCTCCTTGACGAGATCCGATCAAGGAGATTGGGCAAGGCTGGCATGGAACAATGA
- a CDS encoding pilus assembly protein, whose translation MAIVFSAVCLPLSSFAAKSSDYKSVPPFVTAGVPPLVMLVMGRDHKLYYEAYNDASDLNDDGTLDVGYNPSIEYYGYFDSYKEYEYDSGNKRFEPVDYTTDKKVTAAGRWSGDFLNYLTMSRIDCIRKVLYGGKRSVDTATETVLERAYIPNDAHCWGKEYVDGSGYLISDYTPYTQPTAGTRHLFASGSLATNGPPLLRVKLNSNYRIWKWVSAESGDGILGDGLVGKPVSQYEVRVKVGVSSLPDLESERLYTDHNTSATVYKPTGFLQNKGESNQIYFGLITGSYENHLSGGVLRKNIKSINDEINPDTGEFNYKDTNGIGGIIKTIDNFRVIGFNHSTHKWDHTTYAGPIAEGQNYMWGNPTGEMMYEALRYFAGTKSATTNFVSGVGDGNDRGIDLPLESAWDDPYETNYSYCAKPFMMVISDINPSYDTDQLPGVDTNFSTSFTGTLGTMNVSNLADTISIGEGINGSYYIGQSEADFDTACSPKTVTGLGNIRGLCPEEPTKLGGYYSASVAYYGNTTDINTNASQNQKVSTYAVGLASTLPEIEISMDGNNLITLVPFAKTVYSTAGGGVTAARGDFQPTCAITDFYVDNIGPASGKFRVTYEHAEQGSDYDMDCMVTYEYTKTSATTVQIKISSLDAVYGGGSKQHFGYIISGTTADGVYLEIKNNTQPDHEDKDYYLDTPGTFGPNQGVADTNWDDNTNLPNEKTRVFTASSSGSTATLLKNPLWYAAKWGGFEDSNENNLLDLNEEWDKDNDGVPDTYFYIQNPLMLVEKFDKSFEDILKRTASGTAASVISQTRSGEGAVYQAVFYPEFKGPLGNTVTWVGELHSLFVDSYGNMREDTNGNAKLDIDSDRVIVFDGTTIFKYDDHDGNEIIDEDQTPVFTGTINDVKYLWSSSNWLNEMLDNEAVSQRIYKTATRNRYIFTFVDVNNNMVVDSGEQIPFISENPPSVANLTDTSTIYPYLTLFPTFGDEPSIVSDGNDVSIDNLRANSGLFNEFLIKQSSRVANYIRGIDQPSFTSATTPSYTLPEFRSRQVDYDDDGTLETWRMGDIVYSTPTIVSRPAENYHLLYRDASYATFADRFKNRRHVVYAGANDGMFHAFNGGFYDASNKEFKKSFKTGGDKEVEYDFGAELWAYVPYNLLPHLYWLTESDYPHVYYCDLKPKVFDAKVLPDGSFDWNNDGFIDAGDEDGEPDWGTFLVAGMRFGGGEIVADMDKSDGDSANVDKDRTMSSAYFIFDITDPESEPTVVAEIKMEDLGYTTCYPVVVPMKDKRDVSDPLDGKETINENEWYLVFGSGPASADGKADGNNLSGALEQAISKQKGKLYVVDFKKLVLEDELKTLEAANGVFTTAPAATGHDYYQELDDNSFISDPVAVDFDLDFNADAVYFGTVSGDGTGANPWGGKLRRIVIDNQTDLSQWDGDSIFMNLDSESVPALTPGQPIVAASSVGLDNQGNRWVFVGTGRFFSRNDSANTDQQSYYGLKEPFTDANNNKLWDSGELMTWGTVPRSSLLNVTNGLVSDDRTVEGVVSPTAVAITDWDTLVKEAEETTSNGWHMNFLPSANKERNLGQATLLGDLLTFTTYIPSADICSFEGKSNLYAVYYKTGTSYFESVIGYLDSNGNGDIDAGENKLQKKISLGKGLSVTPNVHVGKQEGSKAFVQTSTGAIKTIEQKNPGTTKSGVTSWEDVE comes from the coding sequence ATGGCAATTGTCTTTTCCGCTGTCTGCTTGCCCTTATCTTCTTTTGCAGCCAAATCATCAGATTATAAGTCGGTTCCTCCCTTTGTTACCGCAGGCGTTCCCCCCCTTGTCATGCTTGTTATGGGCAGAGATCATAAACTTTATTATGAAGCATATAATGATGCGTCGGACTTGAATGACGATGGTACGCTTGATGTGGGTTACAATCCCTCCATCGAATATTATGGATATTTTGATTCCTATAAAGAGTATGAGTATGATTCGGGAAACAAACGATTTGAACCAGTTGATTATACCACAGATAAGAAAGTAACTGCCGCTGGACGATGGAGTGGTGATTTCTTAAACTATTTGACCATGTCACGGATCGACTGCATCAGGAAGGTTCTTTATGGAGGAAAAAGATCTGTTGATACTGCAACTGAAACAGTTCTTGAAAGAGCTTATATCCCCAACGACGCCCATTGCTGGGGAAAAGAGTATGTTGATGGGTCTGGTTATTTAATCTCTGATTATACTCCATACACCCAGCCGACAGCAGGAACCCGTCATCTGTTTGCAAGCGGTTCGCTTGCAACCAATGGTCCACCGTTGTTGAGGGTGAAACTAAATAGTAATTATCGCATATGGAAATGGGTTTCGGCTGAAAGTGGTGACGGCATCCTGGGCGATGGACTTGTGGGTAAACCTGTATCTCAATATGAGGTTCGGGTCAAAGTTGGCGTTTCCTCTTTGCCTGATTTGGAAAGTGAAAGATTATACACCGATCACAACACTTCGGCAACTGTATATAAGCCCACCGGTTTTCTACAAAACAAAGGTGAGTCCAATCAGATTTATTTTGGTTTAATTACCGGCTCTTATGAAAATCATCTCTCCGGTGGTGTTCTGCGTAAAAATATCAAATCCATAAATGATGAAATCAATCCTGATACCGGAGAGTTCAACTATAAAGATACCAATGGTATTGGCGGTATAATTAAGACAATCGATAATTTTCGAGTCATCGGCTTTAACCATAGTACTCATAAATGGGACCATACAACCTATGCGGGTCCGATTGCAGAGGGTCAAAATTATATGTGGGGCAATCCCACGGGTGAAATGATGTATGAAGCGTTGCGTTATTTTGCCGGGACTAAATCGGCAACCACGAATTTTGTTTCTGGAGTTGGTGACGGTAATGATCGGGGTATTGATCTGCCTTTGGAAAGTGCATGGGATGATCCCTATGAAACAAACTATTCCTACTGCGCTAAGCCTTTCATGATGGTAATCAGTGATATTAACCCCTCCTATGACACCGATCAACTGCCCGGCGTCGACACCAATTTCAGCACAAGTTTTACCGGCACATTGGGAACGATGAATGTCAGCAACCTGGCAGATACCATCTCCATTGGTGAGGGAATAAATGGAAGCTATTATATAGGCCAAAGCGAAGCAGATTTTGATACTGCCTGTTCACCCAAAACTGTTACAGGTTTAGGCAACATTCGTGGATTATGTCCGGAAGAGCCGACCAAACTTGGCGGTTACTATTCTGCTTCTGTTGCCTATTATGGAAATACAACCGATATTAATACCAATGCCTCGCAGAACCAGAAGGTCTCAACCTATGCGGTAGGTCTTGCCTCAACCCTGCCAGAAATTGAGATCTCAATGGATGGCAACAATCTTATTACATTGGTTCCCTTTGCAAAAACAGTTTATTCAACGGCAGGGGGAGGGGTTACTGCAGCCCGTGGGGATTTTCAACCCACCTGTGCCATTACCGATTTTTATGTCGATAATATTGGACCGGCTTCTGGAAAATTTAGAGTGACATACGAACACGCTGAACAGGGGTCTGACTATGATATGGACTGCATGGTTACGTATGAATATACAAAAACTTCTGCCACCACCGTGCAAATTAAAATATCCAGTTTGGATGCCGTATACGGTGGTGGTTCGAAACAGCATTTTGGATATATTATATCTGGTACCACCGCAGACGGCGTTTATCTCGAGATAAAAAACAATACCCAACCGGACCATGAGGATAAAGATTACTATTTGGATACTCCGGGTACATTCGGACCGAATCAAGGTGTGGCTGATACCAACTGGGATGACAACACTAATTTGCCCAATGAAAAAACCCGTGTGTTTACCGCAAGTTCTTCTGGTTCAACGGCAACTCTTCTAAAAAATCCTTTATGGTATGCTGCCAAATGGGGGGGGTTTGAGGATTCTAACGAGAATAACCTTCTTGATCTTAATGAGGAGTGGGATAAGGATAATGATGGAGTCCCGGATACCTACTTTTACATACAGAATCCTTTGATGCTTGTGGAGAAGTTCGACAAGTCATTTGAAGATATCTTGAAAAGAACCGCTTCAGGAACGGCAGCTTCGGTTATCTCCCAGACCCGGTCGGGCGAGGGGGCCGTTTACCAGGCCGTATTTTATCCTGAATTTAAAGGTCCCCTTGGTAATACCGTAACTTGGGTCGGGGAGCTTCATTCTCTTTTTGTCGATTCCTATGGAAACATGAGGGAGGATACCAACGGGAATGCCAAACTTGATATAGACAGCGACAGGGTTATTGTCTTTGACGGTACAACGATTTTTAAGTACGACGACCATGACGGAAATGAAATCATAGATGAAGACCAAACACCTGTCTTTACAGGTACCATAAATGACGTTAAATATCTGTGGTCCTCTTCAAACTGGCTCAATGAGATGCTTGATAACGAGGCCGTATCCCAGAGGATTTACAAGACTGCCACAAGAAACAGATACATTTTCACCTTTGTTGATGTGAACAATAATATGGTTGTGGATTCAGGTGAGCAGATTCCTTTTATATCCGAAAACCCTCCTTCAGTGGCAAATCTCACCGACACCTCAACCATTTACCCCTATCTCACCCTTTTCCCCACCTTTGGCGATGAACCTTCGATCGTTTCTGATGGCAACGATGTTTCCATAGACAATCTCAGAGCCAATTCAGGTTTGTTTAATGAGTTTCTCATAAAGCAGAGCAGCAGGGTTGCCAACTACATCCGGGGTATTGACCAGCCTTCTTTTACCTCAGCTACCACCCCATCTTATACCCTGCCCGAATTCAGGTCTCGCCAGGTTGATTATGACGATGATGGAACCCTTGAGACCTGGCGCATGGGAGACATTGTTTACTCAACCCCCACAATTGTGAGCAGACCCGCAGAAAACTATCATCTTCTGTACCGGGACGCTTCCTACGCAACCTTTGCCGACCGTTTTAAAAACCGGCGTCACGTGGTTTATGCAGGTGCAAATGACGGTATGTTCCATGCCTTTAATGGAGGCTTTTACGACGCTTCCAACAAAGAATTTAAAAAAAGTTTTAAAACCGGGGGGGACAAAGAGGTTGAATACGATTTTGGTGCAGAACTTTGGGCCTATGTGCCCTATAATCTGCTCCCACATCTATACTGGCTGACCGAATCAGATTATCCCCATGTCTACTATTGTGATCTTAAACCAAAGGTTTTTGATGCAAAGGTTCTGCCGGATGGCTCGTTTGACTGGAACAATGATGGGTTTATCGATGCGGGTGATGAGGATGGAGAACCCGATTGGGGAACATTTCTGGTTGCGGGCATGCGTTTTGGCGGCGGTGAAATTGTGGCTGATATGGATAAAAGCGATGGCGATAGTGCCAATGTGGACAAGGATAGAACCATGTCTTCCGCCTATTTTATTTTTGATATAACCGATCCTGAATCGGAACCAACGGTCGTTGCTGAGATCAAGATGGAGGATCTCGGGTATACCACATGCTATCCGGTTGTCGTTCCCATGAAGGATAAAAGGGATGTGTCTGACCCCCTGGATGGCAAAGAAACTATTAATGAGAACGAGTGGTATCTGGTCTTTGGCTCAGGCCCGGCCTCGGCCGATGGAAAGGCTGATGGGAACAATCTTTCTGGAGCCTTAGAACAGGCAATAAGCAAGCAGAAAGGCAAGTTGTATGTTGTGGATTTTAAAAAGCTTGTTCTTGAGGATGAGCTTAAAACCCTTGAGGCCGCCAATGGGGTTTTCACAACCGCACCTGCTGCAACAGGTCACGATTACTATCAGGAGCTTGATGATAATTCCTTTATCTCCGATCCGGTTGCAGTTGATTTTGACCTTGATTTCAATGCCGATGCCGTCTATTTCGGAACTGTCAGTGGTGACGGCACAGGTGCAAACCCGTGGGGGGGAAAACTGAGGCGTATTGTAATTGACAATCAAACAGATCTATCCCAATGGGATGGGGACAGCATTTTTATGAACCTTGATTCGGAGTCTGTCCCGGCTCTTACTCCGGGCCAGCCCATCGTTGCTGCTTCGTCCGTGGGATTGGACAATCAGGGGAATAGATGGGTGTTCGTTGGCACCGGGCGTTTTTTTTCCAGAAACGATTCCGCCAATACCGATCAGCAGTCTTATTACGGGCTTAAAGAACCATTCACAGATGCTAATAATAATAAACTCTGGGACTCGGGTGAACTCATGACCTGGGGCACGGTACCCAGATCATCCCTTTTGAACGTGACAAATGGCCTTGTTTCTGATGACAGGACGGTTGAGGGTGTTGTGTCGCCAACTGCCGTTGCCATCACAGATTGGGACACCCTTGTAAAGGAGGCGGAAGAAACCACGTCCAATGGCTGGCATATGAATTTTCTTCCTTCGGCAAACAAGGAGAGAAACCTTGGCCAAGCAACCCTTCTGGGAGATCTTCTCACCTTTACCACCTATATCCCCTCGGCTGACATCTGTTCTTTTGAGGGGAAAAGTAACCTGTACGCAGTTTATTATAAAACCGGAACATCCTATTTTGAGTCTGTCATAGGGTATCTCGATTCAAATGGCAACGGCGACATCGATGCCGGTGAAAACAAACTTCAAAAGAAGATTTCCCTTGGCAAGGGACTATCCGTGACTCCCAATGTTCATGTGGGTAAACAAGAGGGTTCCAAAGCCTTTGTTCAAACCAGCACCGGCGCCATCAAAACCATTGAACAGAAAAACCCCGGGACAACCAAGTCTGGTGTTACCTCATGGGAGGACGTGGAATAA
- a CDS encoding pilus assembly PilX N-terminal domain-containing protein: MDFVNNDSGSALIMALLILTVLTIIGISAVTTSTIETKIASNDMLHKKAFYSADGGTEVGREVLEQNVACPAGFKTEPLTIGTAVIENKSFALEENEPGSEYPTDTVRDVHFPADDTQPHTNIIAFGNTQLSKGSALQMAAGYEGKGKGAAGGGGEIIYSLYAKFQGKRNSRSCIMIHYRHLIGHEGECNY; this comes from the coding sequence ATGGATTTTGTAAACAACGACAGCGGTTCTGCGCTGATTATGGCCCTTTTAATTCTCACTGTCTTGACCATCATCGGCATCTCTGCCGTGACCACTTCAACCATTGAAACCAAGATCGCCTCCAACGACATGCTCCACAAGAAAGCATTTTATTCAGCAGACGGTGGAACCGAAGTGGGAAGGGAAGTCCTTGAACAGAACGTTGCCTGTCCTGCAGGGTTTAAGACAGAGCCCCTGACAATCGGAACTGCTGTGATTGAAAATAAAAGTTTTGCTTTAGAAGAAAATGAACCGGGAAGTGAATACCCCACTGACACTGTTCGGGATGTTCATTTTCCTGCCGATGATACCCAGCCCCATACCAACATCATTGCCTTTGGAAATACACAGCTGTCCAAGGGAAGCGCCCTTCAGATGGCAGCAGGGTATGAGGGAAAAGGCAAGGGGGCTGCAGGCGGCGGCGGAGAGATTATTTATAGTCTTTATGCCAAGTTTCAGGGCAAACGTAACAGTCGGTCATGCATTATGATTCATTATCGCCATTTGATAGGCCATGAGGGGGAATGCAACTATTGA
- a CDS encoding type IV pilus modification PilV family protein, with translation MIFNKKNRTCLVKTDACGFTLLEVIIAMAILAIGILGLTKMQMSSIKGNDTAMEFTRGATWAADNIETLMGVDYADPGFVDGTDNEGKFTINWTITPSDPVPNVKKITMVVTWNDKGQAKTFTADYYKAITF, from the coding sequence ATGATTTTTAATAAAAAAAACAGAACCTGCCTGGTTAAAACTGACGCCTGTGGTTTTACCCTTTTGGAGGTAATCATTGCCATGGCAATTCTTGCCATTGGCATTCTGGGCCTGACTAAAATGCAGATGTCTTCCATCAAAGGAAATGACACTGCAATGGAATTTACCAGGGGCGCGACCTGGGCTGCTGACAATATAGAGACCTTGATGGGGGTTGACTATGCTGACCCCGGATTTGTGGATGGAACGGACAATGAGGGAAAATTCACCATAAATTGGACAATCACCCCTTCAGACCCTGTGCCCAATGTTAAAAAGATAACCATGGTTGTCACCTGGAACGACAAGGGACAGGCTAAAACCTTTACTGCAGATTATTATAAGGCCATTACTTTTTGA
- a CDS encoding PilW family protein produces MDFGKNNQGFTLIELIIAMSICVMVIAGIVSAFRSQETTQLTQEQVVEMQQNLRGALEIMSKEIRMAGYDPDVKYGAGINRAGDGTAADPLIFSMVADDDGNDNYTMNAANDDNQISVNGADEKGELKYIIYSLYDAYGDGDLDLGRKIDGQKEAIAENVSGLILAYYDEDGNVTADTTAIRSIKITLETQPDVNATNFVGGGTRTLTETIKCRNLGLK; encoded by the coding sequence ATGGATTTCGGGAAAAACAACCAGGGGTTTACATTGATTGAGCTAATCATTGCCATGTCCATTTGCGTAATGGTAATAGCCGGTATTGTTTCAGCTTTTCGAAGTCAGGAAACCACCCAGCTCACCCAGGAACAGGTTGTTGAAATGCAGCAGAACCTCAGGGGGGCCCTTGAAATAATGTCAAAGGAGATCCGGATGGCAGGGTATGATCCAGATGTCAAGTATGGCGCAGGCATCAACAGGGCAGGAGATGGAACTGCGGCAGATCCTCTGATTTTTTCCATGGTTGCCGATGATGATGGTAATGATAATTATACCATGAATGCGGCCAATGACGATAATCAAATAAGCGTTAACGGTGCGGATGAAAAGGGGGAGCTTAAATACATCATCTATTCCCTTTATGATGCATACGGGGATGGTGACCTTGACCTTGGCAGAAAAATAGATGGTCAAAAAGAGGCCATTGCCGAAAATGTTTCAGGATTGATCCTTGCCTATTATGATGAAGACGGAAACGTCACAGCAGATACCACTGCCATTCGGTCGATAAAAATCACCCTTGAAACCCAGCCGGACGTGAATGCAACCAATTTTGTGGGTGGAGGCACCCGTACACTCACGGAAACCATTAAATGCCGTAATTTGGGATTAAAATGA
- a CDS encoding GspH/FimT family pseudopilin → MGICFRMVLNHTLKERQWGFTLLELLIVIAILSILTAIAVPSIIKRIPDYRLKSAARDVVSCLQQAKMRAVKDNSDVVIALDPANNHYIAYVDMVKAASGNPPVFDFDGTDPDDFKIMEKIMPAGVDFYNSSFQTHGASALTYVSFDSRGMPSQIDGGTGFGNGSIFMKNNNSLYLRVIVNLSGNIRIQKSMDGTNWH, encoded by the coding sequence ATGGGGATATGCTTTAGAATGGTTTTGAATCATACATTAAAGGAACGTCAATGGGGGTTCACCCTGTTGGAACTGCTGATTGTTATTGCCATTCTTTCCATTTTAACGGCAATAGCAGTTCCGTCGATTATAAAAAGGATTCCTGATTATCGGCTCAAGAGTGCTGCAAGGGATGTGGTCTCCTGTCTCCAGCAGGCGAAAATGAGGGCTGTAAAAGACAATAGTGATGTTGTCATTGCCCTGGACCCGGCAAACAATCATTATATTGCCTATGTTGATATGGTAAAGGCAGCCTCCGGTAATCCGCCTGTGTTTGATTTTGATGGTACAGATCCGGATGATTTTAAAATTATGGAAAAGATTATGCCGGCCGGGGTGGATTTTTATAACTCCAGCTTTCAAACCCATGGGGCATCGGCCCTGACCTATGTCTCGTTTGACAGCAGGGGCATGCCCAGTCAGATTGATGGCGGAACTGGTTTTGGCAATGGGTCTATTTTTATGAAAAATAATAATTCCCTTTATCTTCGGGTCATCGTTAACTTATCAGGCAATATCAGGATTCAAAAGAGTATGGATGGTACCAACTGGCATTAA
- a CDS encoding prepilin-type N-terminal cleavage/methylation domain-containing protein: MFKRLREKAKNSKGFTLIELMIVIAIIGILAAIAIPQFMTYKAKAYNAGSLSDLHNLRLEFEGYNATWDAYPN; this comes from the coding sequence ATGTTTAAAAGACTAAGAGAAAAGGCAAAAAACAGCAAAGGTTTTACCCTGATCGAGCTGATGATCGTCATCGCCATCATCGGTATTCTGGCAGCCATTGCCATCCCCCAGTTCATGACCTACAAGGCAAAGGCGTACAATGCAGGCTCCCTGTCCGACCTTCACAACTTGAGACTCGAGTTTGAAGGATACAATGCAACCTGGGATGCATATCCAAATTGA